In Eretmochelys imbricata isolate rEreImb1 chromosome 18, rEreImb1.hap1, whole genome shotgun sequence, one genomic interval encodes:
- the PHC2 gene encoding polyhomeotic-like protein 2 isoform X2 → MTSGNGNSASTVAGTAPQNGENKPPQAIVKPQVLTHVIEGFVIQEGAEPFPVGRSSLLVGNLKKKYAQGLLAEKLPQQDNTTTTDSEMEEPYLQESKEEGNPPKLKCELCGRVDFAYKFKRSKRFCSMACAKRYNVGCTKRVGLFHPDRSKLQKPGAAAHGRRRTCKGALPVLSKDTKKQTPVSLSTGSVPLSVTASLQLNRSQEDSSRCSDNSSYEEPLSPLSASSSTSRRRQGERDLELPDMHMRDLVGIGHHFLPSEPTKWNVEDVYEFIRSLPGCQEIAEEFRAQEIDGQALLLLKEDHLMSAMNIKLGPALKIYARISMLKDS, encoded by the exons ATGACCTCAGGGAACGGGAACTCTGCCTCTACTGTTGCTGgtactgccccccagaatggtgAGAATAAACCACCACAGGCCATTGTGAAACCACAAGTCCTGACGCATGTTATCGAAGGGTTTGTGATCCAGGAGGGGGCAGAGCCGTTCCCG GTGGGGCGCTCTTCACTGCTCGTGGGGAATCTCAAGAAGAAGTATGCCCAGGGCCTTTTGGCCGAGAAACTCCCACAGCAGGACAATACAACCACCACTGACTCTGAAATGGAGGAGCCCTATCTGCAAG AATCCAAAGAGGAAGGGAACCCCCCGAAGCTGAAGTGTGAGCTCTGTGGCCGCGTTGACTTCGCCTACAAGTTCAAGAGGTCCAAACGCTTCTGCTCCATGGCCTGTGCCAAGAG GTACAACGTGGGATGCACGAAGCGGGTGGGGCTCTTCCACCCTGACCGCAGCAAGCTCCAGAAACCGGGGGCGGCCGCACACGGGCGCCGTCGCACCTGCAAGGGAGCCTTACCTGTCCTCAGCAAGGACACCAAGAAACAG ACGCCAGTGTCCCTCTCCACGGGCTCGGTGCCGCTCTCCGTCACAGCCTCGCTCCAGCTCAACCGCAGCCAGGAGGATTCCAGCCGCTGCTCTGATAACTCGAGCTACGAGGAGCCACTCTCGCCCCTCTCAGCCAGCTCATCCACCTCACGCCGGCGGCAGGGCGAGCGTGACCTGGAGCTGCCCGACATGCACATGCGGGACCTTGTGGGCATTGGGCACCACTTCCTGCCCAGCGAGCCCACCAAGTGGAATGTGGAGGATGTCTATGAATTCATCCGCTCCTTGCCAG GGTGCCAGGAGATCGCGGAGGAGTTCCGTGCCCAGGAGATCGACGGGCAGGCCCTGCTGCTACTGAAGGAGGATCACCTCATGAGCGCCATGAACATCAAGCTGGGCCCAGCGCTGAAGATCTACGCCCGCATCAGCATGCTCAAGGACTCCTAG